A window of Proteus columbae contains these coding sequences:
- the pstC gene encoding phosphate ABC transporter permease PstC: MAEHTTVIKAPSKRGDVIFSALVRLAALITLLLLTGIIVSLIFASWPSIQQFGLSFLWSKEWDPPAQEFGALVPIYGTIVTSIIALVIAVPVSFGIALFLTELAPNWLKRPLGIAIELLAAIPSIVYGMWGLFVFAPLFATYFQEPVGNVMSSIPIVGELFSGPAFGIGILAAGVILAIMIIPYIASVMRDVFEQTPVMMKESAYGIGCTTWEVIWNIVLPYTRNGVIGGVMLGLGRALGETMAVTFIIGNTYQLDSASLFMPGNSITSALANEFAEAETGLHTAALMELGLILFVITFIVLAISKFMTLRLSKNEGAR, translated from the coding sequence ATGGCCGAGCACACAACGGTAATAAAGGCCCCTAGTAAACGAGGGGACGTTATTTTCAGCGCACTAGTTCGCCTAGCTGCGTTGATTACGCTTTTGCTTTTGACGGGTATCATTGTTTCACTGATTTTCGCCTCATGGCCAAGTATTCAACAATTCGGCCTTTCATTCTTATGGTCGAAAGAGTGGGATCCTCCTGCACAGGAATTTGGTGCATTAGTGCCTATTTACGGTACCATTGTGACCTCGATAATCGCATTGGTTATTGCGGTGCCTGTCAGTTTTGGTATCGCCCTTTTCTTAACCGAATTAGCGCCTAACTGGTTAAAACGCCCATTAGGTATTGCTATCGAGTTACTCGCCGCTATTCCTAGTATTGTTTATGGTATGTGGGGGCTGTTTGTCTTCGCACCACTCTTTGCAACCTATTTCCAAGAGCCTGTAGGTAATGTGATGTCCTCCATTCCTATCGTTGGCGAGCTTTTCTCTGGCCCTGCTTTTGGTATTGGTATCTTAGCTGCGGGTGTTATCCTCGCTATCATGATCATTCCTTATATTGCTTCTGTGATGCGTGATGTGTTTGAACAGACTCCCGTTATGATGAAAGAGTCTGCCTACGGCATTGGTTGTACAACATGGGAAGTGATTTGGAATATCGTTCTGCCTTATACCCGTAATGGGGTGATTGGTGGTGTCATGTTGGGATTAGGTCGCGCCTTAGGTGAAACCATGGCGGTAACCTTTATCATCGGTAATACCTACCAATTAGATTCAGCCTCACTGTTTATGCCAGGTAACAGTATTACCTCTGCATTAGCCAACGAATTTGCGGAAGCCGAAACGGGGTTACATACTGCGGCATTGATGGAATTAGGGCTTATCTTGTTTGTCATCACCTTTATCGTCCTTGCGATTTCTAAGTTTATGACATTACGTTTATCTAAGAATGAAGGAGCGCGTTAA
- the pstA gene encoding phosphate ABC transporter permease PstA, whose amino-acid sequence MSKTSSSSLQVQTESELRVRHKRQLWRRQKNRIALFLSVSTMAFGLFWLTWILFSTFTKGFDGMSLALFTEMTPPPNTDGGGLANAIVGSGLLILWATVIGTPLGILAGIYLAEYGRRSWLAETTRFINDILLSAPSIVVGLFVYTIVVAQMQHFSGWAGIIALALLQIPIVIRTTENMLKLVPDSLREAAYALGTPKWKMISKITLKASVSGIITGVLLAIARIAGETAPLLFTSLSNQFWSTDLNEPIANLPVTIFKFAMSPFAQWQELAWAGVLLITLCVLFINIIARVLFAKRKHG is encoded by the coding sequence ATGTCCAAAACATCCTCTTCTTCATTACAAGTTCAAACAGAAAGTGAATTGCGTGTACGCCATAAACGCCAACTTTGGCGCCGTCAAAAAAACCGTATCGCGCTGTTTTTATCAGTCTCTACCATGGCATTTGGTCTTTTTTGGTTAACGTGGATTTTATTCTCTACGTTCACAAAAGGCTTTGATGGCATGTCGTTAGCCCTTTTTACTGAAATGACGCCTCCGCCAAATACTGATGGTGGTGGATTGGCGAACGCCATTGTCGGTAGTGGATTACTAATTTTATGGGCGACAGTTATTGGAACACCGTTAGGTATTCTGGCAGGGATTTATCTTGCTGAATATGGTCGTCGTTCATGGCTTGCTGAAACTACCCGTTTTATTAACGATATTTTGCTGTCAGCACCATCAATCGTTGTTGGGCTCTTTGTCTACACCATTGTTGTTGCACAGATGCAGCACTTTTCAGGATGGGCTGGAATTATCGCATTAGCGTTACTGCAAATTCCTATTGTTATTCGTACCACTGAAAATATGTTGAAGTTAGTGCCAGATAGCTTGCGTGAAGCCGCTTACGCATTAGGCACACCAAAGTGGAAGATGATCTCTAAAATCACCTTAAAAGCCTCGGTATCAGGCATTATCACAGGTGTGTTATTAGCGATTGCACGTATTGCAGGTGAAACTGCACCACTGTTATTTACTTCACTATCAAATCAATTCTGGAGCACAGACTTAAACGAACCGATAGCTAACTTACCTGTGACTATCTTTAAGTTCGCCATGAGTCCTTTCGCACAATGGCAAGAGCTTGCTTGGGCTGGCGTATTACTTATCACCCTCTGTGTTCTATTTATCAATATTATTGCGCGCGTGCTGTTTGCTAAACGCAAGCACGGTTAA
- the pstB gene encoding phosphate ABC transporter ATP-binding protein PstB, whose product MIMANDNAGNKIQVRDLNFYYGKFHALKNISLDIAKNKVTAFIGPSGCGKSTLLRTFNKMYELYGEQRAEGEILLDGNNILTDKQDIALLRAKVGMVFQKPTPFPMSIYDNIAFGVRLFEKLSRADMDERVQWALTKAALWNETKDKLHQSGYSLSGGQQQRLCIARGIAIRPEVLLLDEPCSALDPISTGRIEELISELKSEYTVVIVTHNMQQAARCSDYTAFMYLGELIEFSDTDTLFTRPAKKQTEDYITGRYG is encoded by the coding sequence ATGATTATGGCTAATGATAACGCAGGAAATAAAATTCAAGTTCGTGATTTGAACTTCTACTACGGTAAATTCCATGCGCTGAAAAATATCTCTTTAGATATTGCCAAAAATAAGGTGACGGCATTTATCGGCCCTTCTGGCTGTGGTAAATCGACCTTACTGCGTACTTTTAATAAAATGTATGAGCTTTATGGTGAACAACGTGCTGAAGGTGAAATTCTGTTAGATGGCAACAATATCCTGACAGATAAGCAAGATATCGCACTATTACGCGCCAAAGTTGGGATGGTATTCCAAAAACCAACACCATTCCCGATGTCGATTTATGACAATATTGCCTTTGGTGTCCGCTTATTTGAAAAGCTCTCTCGTGCTGATATGGATGAGCGCGTTCAATGGGCATTGACCAAAGCCGCATTATGGAACGAAACCAAAGATAAATTACACCAGAGTGGATATAGTCTCTCTGGTGGTCAGCAACAGCGTTTATGCATCGCTCGTGGTATCGCAATCCGTCCTGAAGTTTTATTACTGGATGAACCTTGTTCTGCTCTCGACCCTATCTCTACTGGTCGTATTGAGGAGCTGATTAGTGAACTCAAATCAGAATATACCGTGGTTATCGTGACACATAATATGCAACAAGCCGCACGTTGTTCTGATTACACTGCATTTATGTATTTAGGCGAATTAATCGAGTTTAGCGATACGGATACGTTATTTACGCGTCCTGCGAAAAAACAAACTGAAGATTACATCACTGGGCGTTATGGCTGA
- the phoU gene encoding phosphate signaling complex protein PhoU, giving the protein MDNLNHNKHISGQFNAELEHIRTELMVMGGLVEEQLKKAIMAMHNQDQALANEVIQGDHNVNMMEVAIDDACMRIIAKRQPTASDLRLIMAISKTIAELERIGDVAEKICKTALEKFSHQHQPLLVSLESLGQHAIQMLHDVLDAFARMDVDEAVRIYREDEKIDNEYEGIVRQLMTYMMEDPRTIPSVLTALFCARSIERIGDRCQNICEFIFYYVKGHDFRHLGGDQVERMLTKNDDNNATK; this is encoded by the coding sequence ATGGATAATTTAAATCACAATAAGCATATTTCTGGTCAATTTAATGCTGAGTTAGAGCATATCCGCACTGAGCTTATGGTTATGGGGGGGCTTGTCGAAGAGCAACTGAAAAAAGCCATTATGGCAATGCATAACCAAGACCAAGCCTTGGCAAATGAAGTGATCCAAGGTGACCATAACGTTAATATGATGGAAGTCGCCATTGATGATGCGTGTATGCGAATTATTGCTAAGCGTCAGCCAACAGCGAGTGACCTACGTTTAATTATGGCAATATCAAAAACGATCGCTGAATTAGAACGTATTGGTGATGTTGCTGAAAAAATCTGTAAAACTGCGCTTGAAAAATTTTCACACCAGCATCAACCTCTGCTTGTGAGCTTAGAATCGTTAGGTCAACACGCCATACAAATGCTGCACGATGTTCTTGATGCTTTTGCCCGTATGGATGTCGATGAAGCAGTGCGTATCTATCGTGAAGATGAAAAAATTGATAATGAGTATGAAGGTATCGTCCGCCAGTTAATGACTTATATGATGGAAGATCCTCGCACCATTCCAAGTGTGCTAACCGCTTTATTTTGTGCTCGTTCTATTGAGCGTATTGGCGATCGTTGCCAGAACATTTGTGAATTTATTTTCTATTACGTGAAAGGTCATGATTTCCGCCATCTTGGTGGTGATCAAGTAGAAAGAATGCTGACAAAAAACGACGACAACAACGCCACTAAATAA
- a CDS encoding ABC transporter substrate-binding protein, which yields MKLRVLATALIAGSVLFSGIAKADKLDDIKKAGVVRIAIFDSNPPFGFIDPQTKKLAGYDADIANEIAKDLGVKLELRPTNPANRIPLLSSKKVDLIAANFTITDERAKQVDFSVPYFATGQKFIARKGVLTKPEQIHSLRIGADKGTVQEITLRERYPDTKVISYDDTPLAFAALRNGNVQAITQDDAKLVGLLANLPDAVKADFEISPFSITREYQAVAAAKGEDRLINEINNTLLRLEKEGKAGEIYNRWFGPETKSAQPRGDFKFAPLSEQTPQS from the coding sequence ATGAAATTACGTGTTTTGGCAACCGCATTAATTGCAGGCTCTGTGCTTTTCTCTGGTATTGCAAAAGCAGATAAACTCGATGATATAAAAAAAGCAGGTGTAGTACGTATCGCGATTTTTGATAGCAATCCTCCTTTTGGCTTTATTGATCCTCAAACCAAAAAACTCGCAGGTTATGATGCTGATATTGCCAACGAGATCGCTAAAGATTTAGGTGTAAAACTGGAACTACGTCCAACTAATCCAGCAAACCGTATTCCACTGTTAAGCTCAAAAAAAGTCGATTTGATCGCGGCTAACTTCACCATCACGGATGAACGCGCTAAACAAGTCGATTTCTCTGTACCTTACTTTGCAACAGGGCAAAAATTTATTGCACGCAAAGGTGTTTTAACCAAACCTGAACAAATCCACTCACTACGTATTGGTGCTGATAAAGGTACCGTACAAGAAATCACTTTACGTGAACGCTATCCTGACACCAAAGTTATCTCTTATGACGATACACCACTCGCTTTCGCTGCATTACGCAATGGTAACGTACAAGCTATCACGCAAGATGATGCAAAACTCGTGGGTTTATTAGCAAATTTACCTGATGCTGTAAAAGCTGACTTTGAAATCTCACCGTTTAGCATTACGCGTGAATACCAAGCGGTAGCCGCCGCTAAAGGCGAAGATCGCTTAATCAACGAAATCAACAACACGCTATTAAGATTAGAAAAAGAAGGCAAAGCAGGCGAAATCTACAATCGTTGGTTTGGCCCTGAAACAAAATCAGCGCAACCTCGTGGCGATTTCAAATTTGCTCCATTATCAGAGCAAACACCACAATCTTGA
- a CDS encoding amino acid ABC transporter permease, whose protein sequence is MFEQFLSHYLLEPHYLSWLWNGFLITLLISFWTIVIATLMSFALSAARDSAFAPLRWLATAYTSLFRNTPLLVQLFFWYFASGEILPQSAMMWLNTPHEISFLGLTLAWPSFEFLAGIVGLTFYSTPFIAEELRAGIQGVKQGQKYASLALGLTQWQSMRYVILPQAFRIALPPLLGQYMNVIKNSSLTMAIGVAELSYASRQVETESLRTFEAFGVATILYIAAIALMEAWGQWHQQRKLVQGY, encoded by the coding sequence ATGTTTGAGCAATTTCTTTCACATTACCTTCTGGAGCCACACTATTTAAGCTGGCTTTGGAACGGTTTTCTAATCACCTTGCTTATCTCTTTTTGGACTATTGTCATTGCAACATTAATGAGCTTCGCCCTTAGTGCTGCAAGAGATAGCGCTTTTGCACCATTACGCTGGTTGGCCACTGCTTATACTTCACTGTTCCGTAATACACCACTGTTAGTGCAATTGTTCTTCTGGTATTTCGCATCGGGAGAAATTCTGCCGCAAAGTGCCATGATGTGGCTAAATACACCTCATGAAATTTCCTTTCTAGGATTAACGCTTGCTTGGCCTTCTTTTGAGTTTTTAGCTGGCATTGTAGGTCTGACATTTTACTCAACCCCATTTATTGCCGAAGAGCTAAGAGCTGGTATTCAAGGTGTTAAACAAGGGCAAAAATATGCTTCTTTAGCACTAGGGTTAACACAGTGGCAATCTATGCGTTATGTGATTTTACCTCAAGCCTTTCGTATTGCTCTGCCTCCTTTGCTGGGTCAATACATGAATGTGATAAAAAACTCATCACTGACTATGGCTATTGGTGTTGCGGAGCTTTCTTACGCATCAAGACAAGTTGAAACCGAATCATTACGTACCTTTGAAGCCTTTGGTGTCGCAACCATTCTTTATATTGCAGCAATAGCCTTGATGGAAGCGTGGGGACAATGGCATCAGCAACGTAAATTAGTACAAGGGTATTAA
- a CDS encoding amino acid ABC transporter permease, producing MDFTVIADNWQYLLFGAYPDGPLEGAALTVFISIIAGIASIILGTLGGIALAMLRGVWVNLFAAFLGFFRAIPVIMLIFWVYFLLPIVLGMEIPEITTVICALALITSSYIAHGVKAGILAIGKGQWQAGLSLGFNRWQVLWHIVLPQALRMMVPSFINQWIALIKDTSLAYVVGVGELSFLATQVNNRSMVYPMEVFLFVAFVYFVLCFSLEIIANRVAKLFSTQKEKRPFWQIIFPVKKQKFIEKRLG from the coding sequence ATGGACTTTACTGTTATTGCTGATAACTGGCAGTATTTACTCTTTGGTGCTTATCCTGACGGGCCTTTAGAAGGCGCAGCGCTGACCGTCTTTATCAGTATCATTGCGGGTATTGCATCTATTATTTTGGGTACATTGGGTGGTATTGCACTGGCTATGCTCAGAGGTGTATGGGTTAACCTTTTTGCAGCTTTTTTAGGCTTTTTCCGTGCTATTCCTGTGATTATGTTGATATTTTGGGTCTATTTTCTATTGCCCATTGTATTGGGAATGGAAATTCCTGAAATCACGACCGTGATTTGTGCTCTCGCGTTGATTACATCGTCTTATATTGCGCATGGTGTCAAAGCGGGTATTTTGGCAATAGGGAAAGGGCAATGGCAGGCAGGATTATCTTTAGGTTTTAATCGTTGGCAAGTCCTATGGCATATCGTATTACCTCAAGCATTGCGAATGATGGTGCCTTCATTTATAAATCAGTGGATAGCCTTAATCAAAGATACTTCATTAGCCTATGTGGTGGGTGTGGGTGAACTTTCTTTCTTAGCGACACAGGTCAATAACCGCAGTATGGTTTATCCAATGGAAGTCTTTTTATTTGTGGCCTTCGTCTATTTTGTTCTCTGTTTCTCATTAGAAATTATTGCCAATAGAGTGGCTAAATTATTCTCGACACAAAAAGAGAAACGTCCTTTTTGGCAAATAATCTTTCCTGTTAAAAAACAGAAATTCATTGAGAAACGTTTAGGTTAA
- a CDS encoding DUF1240 domain-containing protein, which produces MDTEVKDKIYLILLIVLPPIVFVIYASIMVYADYFFLAEKIKFSVVTASIPFTLPFVCYLFSLLLISAIKDKLIKINNKLFIATVMIFLLGIVFGIFFNLYVRYELVSQGYFICKEGPSSKSNTYVISPKLCR; this is translated from the coding sequence ATGGATACTGAAGTTAAAGATAAAATTTATTTAATCTTATTAATTGTTCTCCCTCCAATCGTTTTTGTTATCTATGCGTCAATTATGGTTTATGCGGACTATTTCTTTTTAGCAGAAAAAATAAAATTTTCTGTTGTCACCGCAAGCATACCTTTTACGCTGCCTTTTGTTTGTTATCTTTTTTCTTTGTTATTGATATCTGCAATAAAAGATAAGTTAATAAAAATTAATAACAAACTCTTTATAGCAACTGTAATGATATTTCTTTTGGGTATTGTATTCGGCATTTTTTTTAATTTATATGTAAGATATGAACTTGTCTCGCAAGGATATTTTATTTGTAAAGAAGGCCCCTCATCTAAATCAAATACTTATGTGATATCGCCAAAGTTATGCCGTTAA
- a CDS encoding DUF1240 domain-containing protein, translating to MSGRRLMGIIYLVSGILFVIFSIELYLSIESYINYFLLVEKFQFSFKTSIFLFTVPAVFYLIYLLVFPSSKKRTIEKSKKLMMFFLMLFLFGYIFSFFFSNYVEKDLLSKGYFICETDDFTESNLYVKSFMMCN from the coding sequence ATGTCGGGTAGGCGTTTAATGGGAATAATATATCTAGTATCAGGTATTTTATTTGTTATTTTCTCTATAGAGTTATATCTCTCAATAGAGAGCTATATCAATTATTTTCTTCTTGTTGAAAAGTTTCAGTTTTCATTTAAAACATCTATTTTCTTATTTACTGTACCTGCTGTTTTTTATCTTATTTATTTATTGGTCTTTCCATCATCAAAAAAGAGAACCATAGAAAAAAGTAAAAAATTAATGATGTTTTTTCTCATGCTCTTTCTTTTTGGCTATATCTTTAGCTTTTTCTTTTCCAATTATGTTGAAAAAGATCTTCTTTCTAAAGGCTATTTTATTTGTGAAACAGACGATTTTACAGAATCTAATCTCTATGTTAAATCATTCATGATGTGTAATTAA
- a CDS encoding NCS2 family permease, translating into MSMSSPNSGSQGLLQRVFKLQEHGTNARTELIAGITTFLTMVYIIFVNPQILAAANMDIKAVFVTTCLIAAFGSILMGLVANLPIAVAPAMGLNAFFAFVVVGAMGYSWEVAMGAIFWGAVGLFLLTLFRIRYWIIAHIPLSLRVGITSGIGLFIAMMGLKNSGIIIPNNDTIVTIGNFASHNVLLGALGFFIIAILAARNIHAAILISIVITTVIGLLLGDVQYQGIFAMPPSITTVVGKVDIVGALDIGLSGVIFAFMLVNLFDSSGTLIGVTDKAGLTDDKGKFPRMKQALYVDSLSSVAGSAMGTSSVTAFIESTSGVSVGGRTGLTAVVVGILFLLAIFLSPLAGMVPSYATAGALIYVGVLMTSSLTRVKWDDLTESVPAFITAVMMPFSFSITEGIALGFIAYCVMKVGTFRWKEINLCVVIVSLLFILKILLIDTHVIDLNNLF; encoded by the coding sequence ATGAGCATGTCATCACCAAATTCTGGTTCACAGGGTTTGCTCCAACGTGTGTTTAAGCTACAAGAACACGGTACAAACGCTCGCACTGAACTAATTGCGGGTATCACGACTTTCTTAACGATGGTTTATATTATCTTCGTTAACCCTCAAATCCTCGCTGCTGCGAATATGGATATCAAAGCCGTCTTCGTGACGACCTGCTTAATTGCAGCTTTCGGCAGTATTTTAATGGGACTCGTTGCAAATTTACCTATTGCGGTTGCCCCTGCAATGGGTCTAAACGCCTTCTTTGCCTTTGTCGTTGTTGGCGCAATGGGTTATTCATGGGAAGTCGCGATGGGTGCGATTTTCTGGGGTGCAGTAGGACTATTTTTACTGACTCTTTTTCGTATTCGTTATTGGATAATTGCCCATATCCCATTGAGTTTACGTGTTGGTATTACGAGCGGTATCGGACTGTTTATCGCCATGATGGGACTAAAAAACTCCGGTATTATTATTCCGAATAATGACACCATCGTCACTATTGGTAACTTTGCCTCTCATAACGTGTTATTAGGTGCCTTAGGCTTTTTTATTATCGCCATTCTTGCCGCGCGTAATATTCACGCCGCAATTCTTATCTCAATTGTTATCACCACTGTTATTGGTCTTCTCTTAGGGGATGTTCAATATCAAGGTATCTTTGCTATGCCGCCTTCTATCACCACTGTTGTTGGTAAAGTGGATATTGTCGGCGCGTTAGATATTGGTCTTTCTGGTGTTATTTTTGCCTTTATGTTGGTTAACTTATTTGACTCATCAGGCACATTAATTGGTGTAACAGATAAAGCTGGTTTAACCGATGACAAAGGCAAGTTTCCACGAATGAAACAAGCGTTATATGTCGATAGCTTAAGTTCTGTTGCAGGCTCTGCAATGGGTACATCTTCTGTCACTGCCTTTATCGAAAGCACTTCAGGGGTTTCTGTTGGTGGTCGTACAGGCTTAACCGCAGTTGTTGTTGGTATTCTTTTCCTACTCGCTATCTTCCTATCACCACTTGCAGGCATGGTGCCAAGTTACGCAACAGCTGGCGCATTAATTTATGTTGGTGTATTAATGACATCAAGTTTAACGCGCGTGAAATGGGATGACTTAACAGAATCAGTGCCCGCGTTTATCACTGCGGTAATGATGCCATTTAGCTTCTCAATCACCGAAGGTATCGCACTTGGTTTTATTGCCTATTGTGTAATGAAAGTGGGTACATTCCGCTGGAAAGAAATTAACCTGTGTGTTGTGATTGTTTCACTGCTGTTTATTTTAAAAATATTACTAATTGATACTCATGTTATTGATTTGAATAATTTATTCTAA
- a CDS encoding monooxygenase: protein MHVLLQVDFPYHGPFGDEMTQAMDVLSASINQEPGFIWKIWTENKETQKAGGIYLFDSKENAQAYLDKHSARLKSFGIPEVRGDIFSVNQALSLKNQASFLAK, encoded by the coding sequence ATGCACGTGCTTCTACAAGTAGATTTCCCGTATCATGGCCCTTTCGGTGATGAAATGACACAAGCCATGGATGTATTATCTGCATCAATCAACCAAGAGCCTGGCTTTATTTGGAAGATTTGGACTGAAAATAAAGAAACACAAAAAGCGGGAGGTATTTATCTTTTTGATTCAAAAGAAAACGCTCAAGCTTATTTAGATAAACACAGTGCTCGATTAAAATCTTTTGGTATTCCAGAAGTACGTGGTGATATTTTTTCAGTAAATCAGGCGTTAAGCTTAAAAAATCAAGCCTCTTTTTTGGCTAAGTAG